tcacttaagttaaaaaaaaaaaaaaaaaaacaaaacaaaaaaaaactgtctgtggaggagagagagagccttaaactagagagagagaaaagtttgATTTAGAAGTTGGGCCAAGTTAAATTTAAGTTGTGACTGTATCacatctcttttatttatttttatgtgtgaTATGCACTACAAAATCCTTATTTATACACTTGTTCGTTAATGTATTCATTATCACATAAGATGTAGCCATGTCTACTCTATATAGACaagtaatatttttatatatatattttgaatactCGTCTCNNNNNNNNNNNNNNNNNNNNNNNNNNNNNNNNNNNNNNNNNNNNNNNNNNNNNNNNNNNNNNNNNNNNNNNNNNNNNNNNNNNNNNNNNNNNNNNNNNNNTAATGAGAATCACTCACTCCTAATTAGTGTTAACCACTTTAAATTTTACTAATGTCTTGGTGGAGTTAGGTCAGGCTGTATAGGGTTGACTGCTGCTAACCGCTTAAGACggtgcggttagtggttttaagGTTTGGAAAAAATGTTAACTACTAACCATATATATAacgtcgttttttttttcctcctcttttttccttttaaaaagcgttaataaccgctaactaccaattaaccacctaggcggttgcgATTAGCTCGTAACCGCATTTTCACCACTAAAGTTATATCTCAATTGGTTTTAAGAGAGCGTGTGTGGTTCTTCACCATCTAAGCCCCCTCTAAAGCAATTTTTAGCAGGTAGGTGTTACTTATATGATAATGCTAACGTAGAATAGCTACAGTTGGTTGCATTTCGATacccttttttaattaaaaaaaaaaaaagtaaacaaaagaaaatgtaaatgctattaaaatatcaaaattattgttttggcattcttattgtattttataattttatcatttataattttttaaatctgTATTATTgctttttaatttcatttttataaatttatttttatccacATTAATTAGTAGTTATCATTTTTATAACGTgataaaatataatacatattaagttaataaaattgaaatatatcaTTGTGAataatcttaattatttaatttaaaaacagtGGTTAGAATTATTTAAAGAATAGTATATGATATAGAATACCTTAGAAATTGTAGATGATCTTAATTCGTCCTCTAGATCtatttgaatatattttctttcttgtggTATGCaccataaaatatttatttcttcgaccagatttttataaaaattattctttatttaattttatttaattttggaaaataataaatgcacaacttaaactcaactttggtccaacttttcacttaagttaaaaaaaaaaaaaaaaaaacaaaacaaaaaaaaactgtctgtggaggagagagagagccttaaactagagagagagaaaagtttgATTTAGAAGTTGGGCCAAGTTAAATTTAAGTTGTGACTGTATCacatctcttttatttatttttatgtgtgaTATGCACTACAAAATCCTTATTTATACACTTGTTCGTTAATGTATTCATTATCACATAAGATGTAGCCATGTCTACTCTATATAGACaagtaatatttttatatatatattttgaatactCGTCTCTCATCAGTAGTATTaatcttaaattaaaaataatagatATGATGTTAAATGTGATATTAATGAACAATGTATATACAAGACATGAATAAAAGTCAAAAGATATGCATGCAAAGTATATAAATTGCACTGCTTTTATTAATAATAGGCCTTAGATAATAGGTTGAGGGAGTGATCAATTGAATTCCATGTGTTGTGCACAGtgatggaattaaaaaaaaaaatgattgaaaatatagaaaaacataattaactatataaataaataattgaacaaaattgcaattatatattttatacaagTTTAAAGGATATGCTGGTAGATTCGCTAAATCTATCTCGACACGAACTCGTTTATGATTCGACCGAAGCTCAACAGGATCATTATTCTCCAAACGGTAACTACAATTACatatttcatacaaattatatatatatatatatatatatatatatatatatatatatagagagagagagagagagagagagagagagagtaaagtGAGTCGGTGGCGCTTGTCATTTTCGTCATCATCTTGCAAATGGCTCAGACACACAATCTCCCGCTTCCAGCGccaacatgttttgttttttcttttgattatctttttctttttctttttttctgtttggttccTAAGAAATAGTTGAAAGCTTagcaattaatgttaattttcaacaagttttattacttttatatacttttcatacttgcttttcttcagaTATTCTTGTGGAtccaatattattttgtttctgaAAACGACATGCATGCATGGCGTTCTCATTTCTTGCCATCAATGtactttcaaataaataataaataaataaataaatcctgTACCAATTTCGATTCTTTTAAGCTTCAAGTGGgttattctttttctctcttaaaaaagaaaaagaaaaaataaaaaacaaaagaacaagaaGGCTAAAAGAAGGGCACTTGTCATGCACCTTTCGTCACCTTCCTAATTAACTCCACTTATGGTTGATTGGATGAATATTATTGATTATTATAAATTaggaagaaataattaaaaacaattgctATTTTGTACAATCATGTTAGTGCGTGTCTTCAACCATTTTGATTATAGAAATGAAATTTTATCACAAAGTcttataaatcaaattattccCACTCCCTATAACGTTCACAACCCTATCTTTAATTGCTAAACATGACAGGACaaaactctctttctcttaaatctataaatatagtatataacattactctaagtTTTTTTGCATAAAAACTTGTGAGCATGGTATagaaaagagtaatattatataccatATGAGTGCCGCGTAAACTATCATAACGACACGTGTTAATAAATTGTAAAACAGCTGTATGTCTAgcattattcttctttttattagTTCCTAGGTTAGTTTTCACTTGTTCACACTCTTATCATCAAGTTTATCTATAATTTAGGGTTTGTGTTTTGGGATAATTGCAAATATTATCTTTGGACTTTTGTGTAGGTGTCAACTGATCCCGAATCACCACCGGTGGCGATAGTTTAATGGTCTCAAGAAAATCCCATGAAATTGGGTATGTACTAGGGCGTAGGTTTAATTATTCGCAATGGAAAATCACTCATACAAGCTTATTAATATTAGTCACCTTTAGTTCAACGGATGTCTTGATGAAGTTGGGTCAAGTTATAGCCCAATTGGTATTAAGGGAGCGAATGCAGTTCTCACTGCGTAAGCCCCTTGTAAGCAATTCTTAACAAGTACTCAGGTAGATATTACGATGATTACGTCTAGGTAGAGTAGCAACAGTTGGTTGCCCACTCAtaccctttttaattaaataaaaaaattgatcccAAATCAAATGTTATGTACTTAAAATTGAGACTTGTAAattgttcaaattaaaaaaagaaaatgcacgAATTAAATTAACATCTAGGGtgatatttgtaatttttcatcaatttttattttattttattttatttagattcctagtacacgaaaaaaaaaaatcatatattttattctccgttgtttttcttttgtgggcGAAACGAATAAAGCATACATGCAGAGCATCATCATTTTAAAGtcctatatttttattttattttgcttcaTGTCACTGTTATGGGAGCCCTTActcttgtttctttcttttttttagctcacaccctttttatatttgaaagtttggtacccataaagaaagaaaaataataataataataaaaaataataaaaagttcaaGCCTaaaagctgatttttttttaaaaaaaagaaaattttatataaaacacACAACATCAGCCAATGtaaaataagtgtgaagaataatattactaaaaaatttatgtaaaatgCCTTAAGTAGCATACGATTTTTATTACAACTTTTTACAAATTTACATGGTAACTCCGATAACATGAGTGTCATGCAAATAGGTTGTCATgtcatattataaaaaatttataataaaagttgtggtactaattttatgaagaattattatttattttaattaatgaaaaatttacTATAATCTCTACAACAGCTCATTCGTCACttatgctttatatatatatatatatatatatacctttttcttttcttttttgaaaaagaataaagagagACAGGAAAGACAGTTAAGTTGGTTAAAACGGCAACCTAAGACCATTGAAGTTGAACAACTTCatagattaaaattaaattttagaaatttaatgataaatattaaaaaataataataataataattaattattgacATAGCACCCTATACTGTTAAATCGTTAAATCCTGTTCAAGAAAAGGAGAGTGGAAGCCAGTAAAGGTTCCGAGAAGCAAGGGCGATATATGGAATGCTCTCCTGCTTTGGCGTCTCTTCACACCAATGTCTGTATTCTTAACCAACAAACAAAACCGACACTGCCTTCTTTGGTTTCTAGCCATGGCTTTGGACAAGCACAAGCACCTTCGTTGTGCCACGCGATTCTCCCCCCACAGGTATAATCTTCTTTCTCTGTGGGtcatcttttgtttctttttttcctgtaaattttcattatttgcagaaattaaaacaacccaaacgaaaaaaaaaaaaaaaaaaaaaagaggaagaaataaAGGAGTTTGCTCTGATTTTACTCCAACAGTTTGATGTATTTTCCCAGAGAATTTAATGGGTTCATATTAATTTTCCTACCTTTTGTTTCTTCAACCAAACATAgaaattcattaaataaaatgCTTTAAATGGTCTTCCTTCTTATCCCCATTCATTCTCATAGCTAAGATCTTTTGCTGGCTAATGCAtaattttccttgttcttgtcaaatagaaaataaaattaagaggtGAATTTTGTAAGCAATGGGAAAGCACTTTCGAGACAAACGCTGTGCGTTTCCTTCGGAGAGTAGTCATCCTGGATGTACGTGGAATATACTTCATGTTATCAAGTATCATCACTGGCGTTATGCTAAGAGAAGATATTCAAACAGAAGGTGTGCAGGTGGTAGCCATGTCGCTGGTAAGCAACcttttttttatgtgaaaaattCTCTTGCTCTAGCAAGGCATGCTAATTTGGCGtctattatatttatatttgatcCTTCAATGATATTATAAGTCTTCCATTTATATACTCTTTAGACATCATATAGGAATCTTCTTGCTACACCCGAAATATTTAATTGACATGCGATGAATTACGGAAACCGGGTTTAACTTAGAACCTATGTTCTTGTACCATTTTAAATCATctattatttcaaaagtttaaactataGGAAacgataaatttaatcattttagtgCCACCCATGATTTCTAAATTTTGTAAGACAGTTCAGTGGACTCGATTCTTATGTAATTAGATGAGTTTTGATGTGCACAATGTCCTAGGTGGAATTATCACTCACTGCAGGACCTCTTTGACGATAACTGATATATAAGATAGATTGATTTCCCAAGTTATATATGTTAATAACCTATTTTCTGCTTTTGTAGGAGATATAAATCTATTGGATGATACAAATGCCTTCAGTGATGATCAAATTGAAGAACAGAATGGTGCTGAGATGGGCTACTGTGTTGTAAGTTGACGCAAAAGGACTTTTGATGGCATGCATTTGTAGTTTTTCCTAAAGCATAAAAAAATGGCAGTTTTGGTTCTCTTTGGTCCTTCTGGATCAAAGAGATTGAATTTAATTTAGTGAAGTTAATGTCTGATTTGAAATGCATCAGATTGGAGGAAAGATGACACAGTCCACGCCAGCACCAAAAAATTCTGTTAGAGCCCGAATAAAAGCAATGATTTCTGACGAAATATCcaaaaagaagggaaaacaTCACCGAAGTTCAAGCTGTCCTGTTCGATCACAGTTAGTTCGAAGGAATTCCATTCATCATTTGGAACCTTCAGATTCGGTTCCCCTTGCTGATTTTGTATTAGACAATAGAAGTCCTACAAGCCAAAATCATGAATACTCTCCCGCTATCAGCACATGGGATTCGCTGCCTCTGGAATGCTGTGAGGATTCAGTTGCCAGCGAGAAAAGTTATGAAGAGTGTGAGTTTCAGGAGCAACCAACAGAGAACCGCACACTTGTTGAGGAAAAGTTGGACAACACAAAGCAAGATATGTCGGAGCAGAAGTTGATACATGCAAAGGAACTCACTAGAGATGCTTCGCTCCATACAAAGGAGCTTCTGAATCCTCTTGACATGATCAATGTAAACaagaatttattattaaaaatgggATTGAGTAAGTCTGGATCATTTCCTTTACCCGGCTCATCAGGCAGAAGAGGTTCTGGGGCTAGCAAACTGAAACGCATGCAGGAGGGGATTGGGTTTCATgcaaaggaaaaaggaaagttCCAATTTGGTAGTCAATCACATAAGGCAGTTGAGTTCAGATACTCGGGAGATTTTACTAACCAGTCAATGCCATCAAAAGCGGATTATGAAGTAGATGGAATGTTAAATTCAAGCCATAAAACAGCTGACATGCATGAGAATAAAATGGCTATCAAGCGTTTCAAGGATCTTAAACAGAAGATAAGGCATGTGATTAAGGAAAGCAGAAAAGAGAGGCATCGGATTGCTATGGATGCTATCCTTCACAAAATTCCTCACGGCCGTGGGTTTTCTAATGAATGGAAGAAAGAGATTTTCAATCAACTGAAGGACTCTGCAATAAATAGACAAGGCAAAGCTAGTCCTGAAAGTAGTTATGAGATTGATCATTCTGTTGCTCGAATGCGCCACATGAGAAGAACATCATCTCTCAACGAGTCGCTGGACAGATATTGTCAGCTGTACGAGACTAGTTTCAACAGAGAAGCCAAACACACAACCTCTGGGAGATCAAAAACAGAAGAGGCATCTTTGCCTTCAGGAAGTGCCCCAAAATCCCTGACAAGGGTTCACTCTTTACCTGAACTCAAATCTTTTATCTATCAGAGTGAGGACTCTTCTGATGTTTTTTCTTCAGGAATGATGACTAGGACTGTTGTGGATGTCTCTGTAAGCAAAGGAAGCAGTTTTGATGAACAGGAAAATCTAGACCTTCCTCTAGATTCAGAAGATCGGTTGCAGTTAGATATTCTTGTAGAAAgtaaaaatcaagaaaacttGCTTGGAGCTGGTGAAACTGATTTGGTTCTGGGAGATGAGGTTGGATCACCATCATCAATTGCAAACAGCAAGGCAAATGCGGGTTTAATTGTTGACGATTTTGGCAACTCGGAAGCAAGGGAAATCACTTCTCAAAATGAGGACATTGAAGAGGATATTGGGCCCTCAAAGGAATCCATTGCTGAATTGGAAGAACACATTCCAGTTTCTCAGACTGACTCCTATTCCCTGAAGGACACGACCAGCCCTGTACACATTTCCATAGCAGAAGGTATTCCCATCAATCAATTATTTCTTTACATTGTGGTACATCATCCCAAATCTACCCCAAGTGCATGtaattgctctctctctctctctctctctcaaatttgcAATTTAGATTGGTTAGCAATTTGGATTGGTTAGGTATACAGGAGAATAGCatgattttcttcatttttgaaGTGGATTATTTGTTTTAACATCTTAAATTCTATAGAAAAGCATAAGTTGGGATTCTATAGAAAAGCATAAGTTGGGTTAGTATTTCAAgattattatcttttttactACATACATTTGGATTATCTTATCATGTTAGCAAAGGTATTGCCTTTGGCCTGAAAGATTCAGGACTTCGAATATTTTGAATACTTACTGATTTATGGGTTTGCTAGTCTTCAAACTTTAGCTTTCAAAACATCAAGTTTTGATTTTCATATATGGAAGTACAGTTTGGATTCAATCATATAGCTAATAAGAATCCAGTCCCTGCAACCTTCACCAACTTGTGTGCAACTTTCCAGGTTATGAAATCCCGCATTTTCAAGTGGATGCAAAAGAGAGAGCTGAATTTGATTACGTGAGAGATGTACTGGAGCTATCCGGGTTCAGTGGGAATGAGTCCCTTGGAACATGGCATTCTGATGAGCTGGCTGTTGATCCTTATGTTTATGAGGAAGTGGAGGACTGCTGGGAAAATGAAGAAGGTGATAATTGCAGTCACTTGCttttgtttgatctaatcaaTGAGGTCCTGATGGAGATATATGGGAGGTCATGCAGCTACTGCCCCATTCCCTTGTCTTCCCTCTCCCACATCCGCCCAATGCCAGCAGGACATCATGTTCTCCAGGAAGTGTGGGCACTTATAAGCTGGTACATGAGCTTGAGACCAGAGGGTAACCAGTCAGAGGATTATGTTGTGAGCAAAGATTTAGCAAAGAGTGATGGGTGGATGAATCTCCAATTTGAGACTGAGTGTGTGGGGCTGGAGCTGGATGACTTGATTTTTGACGATCTTTTAGAGGAAGTTTTCTGGACCTGATGGCTGGAACAGGTGCATGAAAAGAATCGGGAAAAAtatgagggagaaagaaattCATTGTTGCATTAGTACATATATATACTGTACAGTTAGCGAGCACAAGTTATTCTGTATTCCTTTGGCTACGGCTCTGAATACAAGCAAACTAATATGAGTGGATGGCAGAATTGTAGTCATCTTCCAAAATCACAGAGTTGAAGAGCAAGACTTGATTCATGCCTTTTATTCAAGAGGTTGTTACTCTTTTATAGCAGAATGAGAAGTGGTGTGGGGAGGGGGTGGGGGGTGGTgggaacaaaaaacaaaagggtatcttttacaaaattttgtatAGGAAGCTTCAGGTGTTTGCTTTTGTTTAAAGCAGCTTTAATTATTGATTTCAACTTGCACCCATGCTTTATATTATACTTCTATTTTGTTAATAAGGTTGAGATGTTCTTTGTCTTCTATTGGTGGTGTTGATTCTACATTCATTTACTCTAACCCCAAAAGAAACCCTCTAAAGGCATCGAAAGAGTACATGCTGGTtatgttaatgtttttgtcCACGTCATTTTGGTACACATTTCTTAGTattcctaacatttctcttatgcttcgtttgtttgtttctttaattGTCATtggaaatgaaaattgaaagacTTTTTATTATAATGTTGGTAGTTGTATACCAacttgcaaaaaataataatagtattcTTTAATTCGTTTGAATCCCATTAAATTAGTAATGTCGAATAATGTCTTCAGCAAAATCGATATTTTTCCAAACAAGTACATTGCGTTACGAGGACGTAGATATTacgtatttatataattttatcatttcaaaCGTCAACAAGGCCCGTCTAGCTCAGTTGGTAGAGCGCAAGGCTCTTAACCTTGTGGTCGTGGGTTCGAGCCCCACGGTGGGCGCCTAATTTTTTGGCGTTTAGGAGTTGACatctaattatgattttatgattttttctaattcaataGAATTAAATGCATTATTCTAGAGTTCCCATatctaattatgattttttctaattcaataGCATTAAATGCATTATTCTAGAGTTCTCATTTGATTTTCacgttgaatttttttttaaaaaaaaaaaattgcttaagAATTTCTTAAAAAGATTGTATTAAAAATCGGGTTAAATAACTTATTCATGCTTGTGATTTaacttctttatattttttattcttagtcttaaggtttactttttatcacaggaggttccTCTGATTTGCCTAAAGACAGATATGGTTTCTCCATCAAAATTCAGTCTAAAATTTGGCGGAACACCATGTTAGCACCAATTACAGTTTGTTACGTatctatataattaattaattaaaaaataaaatttaaaacattaaaaaaattatatttaattaattttatatatatatatatatatatatatatatatttgagacgTCGATGGCGGGCAATGGAAGCGTGGTGTACCAGTGCAGGTAATCAGAGGTGTTGGTTCAGAGGATTTCTGAGTACATAGAGGCCGACCAGTGCATTCAAGCATGTACGTGGGGCTTACACTAACATGATTGGTATTTCATCTGATGCCCTTCTTGAGCCACAATTCACCGCCACTGTCATTAATTATTGGATTTTCGTACATGAGGTGAAAACTGATAAGGCCGAAACCCGCCCCGTCCCGACCCGCGCCCGCCCTTAAGCTCAACCATGCTACTTTAGCATCATTTCCCTTATGGTCCCACCATAATTTTTTCATCATAGAATTAATATCCTTGCATAAGGTCTTGGGTAGTTGAAACATACTCATTGTATACGTGGGAATTGCCTGTACCACCGTCTTTAATAGGACTTCCTTTCAAGCTTGAAAtaaaaacttttctttccatCCATTAATCTGCCCCCAAATTCTCTCCTTAATACTAGTGAATGAGCTTACTTGTGATCTACCAATGAGTGTCGGCAGCCCTAGATAATGCTTATATCAATTAATACCCGCAACAGATACAACGTGAGCCTTTGTCTCATGTCAGatg
Above is a genomic segment from Corylus avellana chromosome ca9, CavTom2PMs-1.0 containing:
- the LOC132161945 gene encoding protein TRM32, translated to MGYCVIGGKMTQSTPAPKNSVRARIKAMISDEISKKKGKHHRSSSCPVRSQLVRRNSIHHLEPSDSVPLADFVLDNRSPTSQNHEYSPAISTWDSLPLECCEDSVASEKSYEECEFQEQPTENRTLVEEKLDNTKQDMSEQKLIHAKELTRDASLHTKELLNPLDMINVNKNLLLKMGLSKSGSFPLPGSSGRRGSGASKLKRMQEGIGFHAKEKGKFQFGSQSHKAVEFRYSGDFTNQSMPSKADYEVDGMLNSSHKTADMHENKMAIKRFKDLKQKIRHVIKESRKERHRIAMDAILHKIPHGRGFSNEWKKEIFNQLKDSAINRQGKASPESSYEIDHSVARMRHMRRTSSLNESLDRYCQLYETSFNREAKHTTSGRSKTEEASLPSGSAPKSLTRVHSLPELKSFIYQSEDSSDVFSSGMMTRTVVDVSVSKGSSFDEQENLDLPLDSEDRLQLDILVESKNQENLLGAGETDLVLGDEVGSPSSIANSKANAGLIVDDFGNSEAREITSQNEDIEEDIGPSKESIAELEEHIPVSQTDSYSLKDTTSPVHISIAEGYEIPHFQVDAKERAEFDYVRDVLELSGFSGNESLGTWHSDELAVDPYVYEEVEDCWENEEGDNCSHLLLFDLINEVLMEIYGRSCSYCPIPLSSLSHIRPMPAGHHVLQEVWALISWYMSLRPEGNQSEDYVVSKDLAKSDGWMNLQFETECVGLELDDLIFDDLLEEVFWT
- the LOC132162417 gene encoding uncharacterized protein LOC132162417, encoding MECSPALASLHTNVCILNQQTKPTLPSLVSSHGFGQAQAPSLCHAILPPQKIKLRGEFCKQWESTFETNAVRFLRRVVILDVRGIYFMLSSIITGVMLREDIQTEGVQVVAMSLEI